One Deltaproteobacteria bacterium genomic region harbors:
- a CDS encoding PAS domain S-box protein, which produces MQQKPTREEFEAKIKALEAKVAAYKKQDDTMVRQLSEEFQRLVDRSQDAIYQFDIESQTFPFFNKRFLSLYSTEENGVKRLSPKSVFLHIHPDDREKVKAAQALSFQSQNEKGEMEYRFLHPDGSVRVMHDRWTVVRDHKGRALVVEGFIRDNTRRERAENKFLLSLRTSLIGCYIVQDARFKYVNPEFTRITGYSEDELLGRFPIDLVHQKDRHQARENCIEMLKGERLFPYEFCIDDKYGHTKWILETASSIPYKGRRAALNYFMDISQSKQVEKERLAKEKLLSVLEVAGAMGHELNNPLQVLLTCTEKLTPTPGDDQRTRKLIGLLKSNVEKMKKTIENCNNITQYATKDYVDGEKIFDIDTASSRMPDK; this is translated from the coding sequence ATGCAACAAAAGCCTACCCGCGAAGAATTCGAAGCCAAAATAAAGGCGTTAGAGGCTAAAGTAGCGGCGTACAAAAAACAAGACGACACCATGGTCCGACAGCTTTCAGAAGAATTTCAAAGGCTTGTAGACCGATCCCAGGACGCCATCTATCAGTTCGACATCGAATCGCAAACCTTTCCATTTTTCAACAAGCGTTTTCTATCGCTGTACTCAACGGAAGAAAACGGTGTCAAACGGTTATCTCCTAAAAGTGTCTTTCTGCATATTCACCCCGACGACCGTGAAAAGGTTAAAGCCGCCCAGGCATTATCTTTCCAGTCTCAAAACGAGAAGGGGGAAATGGAATATCGTTTTTTGCACCCCGATGGTTCCGTGCGTGTAATGCATGATCGCTGGACAGTCGTGCGTGATCACAAGGGGCGCGCTCTAGTCGTCGAGGGGTTCATCCGGGACAACACCCGGCGCGAACGGGCTGAAAATAAATTTCTGCTGAGCTTACGCACCTCCCTGATTGGCTGTTATATCGTGCAGGACGCCAGATTCAAATATGTCAATCCGGAATTTACACGCATAACGGGATACAGTGAAGATGAACTGCTCGGGAGGTTTCCGATCGACCTCGTCCATCAAAAGGATAGACACCAGGCCCGGGAGAATTGCATCGAGATGCTAAAGGGAGAACGTCTTTTTCCATACGAATTTTGCATCGACGACAAATACGGCCACACCAAATGGATTTTGGAAACCGCATCTTCAATTCCGTACAAAGGCAGGCGCGCGGCGTTGAATTATTTTATGGATATCTCCCAGAGCAAACAGGTTGAAAAAGAACGGCTGGCAAAAGAAAAATTACTGTCGGTCCTGGAGGTGGCGGGCGCCATGGGGCATGAGCTAAACAATCCTCTGCAGGTATTGTTAACATGCACCGAAAAATTGACCCCAACGCCGGGTGACGATCAGCGGACCCGCAAACTGATCGGCCTGCTAAAAAGCAACGTAGAGAAAATGAAAAAAACGATCGAAAACTGTAACAACATTACCCAGTATGCCACTAAAGATTATGTGGACGGGGAAAAAATTTTCGATATCGATACGGCATCTTCGAGAATGCCTGACAAGTGA